The Trueperaceae bacterium genomic sequence GGTGGGTGCGCGGGTGCTGTGGGACCTGTCGCACGCGGTCGGCGCGACGCCGGTCGACCTGAACGGGTGGGCGGCCGACCTGGCGGTCGGCTGCACCTACAAGTACCTGAACGGGGGGCCGGGCGCGCCGGCGTTCGCGTACGTCCGTCGCGACCTGCAGGACCGCCTGACGCAACCGATCCAGGGCTGGTTCGGGCAGACCGACCCGTTCGACTTCGGGACGGCGTACGCGCCGGCGCCCGGCATGGCCCGCTTCACGGTCGGCACGCCGCCCGTCCTGTCGCTCCTGGCGATGGAGCCGGGCGTCGACCTCGTGCGGGAGGCGGGCATCGACGCGGTGCGCGACGCGTCGGTCGCCCTGACGACGTACCTGATCGCGTTGGTGGACGGCCGCCTGGCGGAGCACGGGGTGCGCGTCGCCAGCCCCCGCGACGCGGACCGGCGCGGCTCCCACGTCACGGTGCACCACCCGGAGGGGTACC encodes the following:
- a CDS encoding aminotransferase class V-fold PLP-dependent enzyme; the protein is VGARVLWDLSHAVGATPVDLNGWAADLAVGCTYKYLNGGPGAPAFAYVRRDLQDRLTQPIQGWFGQTDPFDFGTAYAPAPGMARFTVGTPPVLSLLAMEPGVDLVREAGIDAVRDASVALTTYLIALVDGRLAEHGVRVASPRDADRRGSHVTVHHPEGYRLTKAMIDVGVIPDYREGSGIRLGVAPLYVGFEDLWHAVDRIADLLARGAHRAYDDARATVT